In the Chiloscyllium plagiosum isolate BGI_BamShark_2017 chromosome 15, ASM401019v2, whole genome shotgun sequence genome, one interval contains:
- the gpr174 gene encoding probable G-protein coupled receptor 174 codes for MSNDSSSCSDDRSTTNFLYAIMYAVIFVPGLIANVLALWVFHAYVKETKRAVIFMINLAIADVAQVLSLPLRIFYYLHQAWPFGSFLCMFCFYLKYVNMYASIFFLVCISIRRCLFLIQPFKYNDCKRRYDVYVSIVGWLLVGAACLPFPLVRHDTKNSSSNFTRCFADLPITEIGISTSVVMVTLAELAGFVLPLAITLICSWKTIMTLREKNPVLQDSGEKKKALKMVLTCSMVFLVCFAPYHITFPLHFLAITGRIEDCFTRKIILTFHPIALCLASLNCCLDPVIYYFTTEEFRRRLSRQEICENDIQLNSKEYG; via the coding sequence ATGTCGAACGATTCATCCAGCTGTAGCGATGATCGGAGTACAACTAACTTCTTGTACGCCATCATGTATGCTGTCATATTTGTACCGGGCTTAATAGCTAATGTCCTGGCGCTATGGGTGTTCCATGCTTATGTTAAGGAGACAAAGCGGGCAGTGATTTTCATGATTAACTTGGCCATTGCTGACGTGGCACAGGTCTTGTCTTTACCACTCCGGATTTTCTACTACTTGCACCAGGCCTGGCCTTTTGGCAGCTTTTTGTGCATGTTTTGTTTCTACCTTAAGTACGTGAACATGTATGCAAGCATCTTCTTCCTGGTCTGCATCAGTATCCGACGGTGCCTCTTCCTGATCCAACCTTTCAAATATAATGATTGTAAGCGCAGGTACGACGTCTATGTGAGTATTGTAGGGTGGCTCCTGGTGGGTGCTGCTTGCCTGCCCTTCCCCTTAGTGAGGCACGACACAAAAAACAGCTCCAGCAACTTCACTCGCTGCTTTGCAGACCTACCGATAACTGAAATTGGCATCTCTACCTCTGTTGTCATGGTAACTCTGGCTGAACTAGCAGGCTTTGTGCTACCTCTAGCCATCACATTGATCTGCTCTTGGAAAACCATCATGACCTTGCGAGAGAAGAACCCAGTTTTACAAGACAGTGGGGAAAAGAAGAAAGCTTTGAAGATGGTGCTGACATGCAGCATGGTCTTCCTGGTCTGCTTTGCACCATATCACATTACCTTCCCTTTGCATTTTCTGGCGATAACTGGTCGTATTGAAGACTGCTTCACCAGGAAGATCATACTGACCTTTCACCCCATTGCGCTCTGTCTAGCCAGCCTGAACTGCTGCCTGGATCCAGTCATATACTATTTCACAACAGAAGAATTCAGGAGAAGACTGTCACGGCAAGAAATCTGTGAAAACGATATTCAGCTCAACTCCAAGGAATATGGTTGA